TCTCCTATCAGGTCGCTACGGGCGCGCGACAAATGGACCCACGTTCCCTGGATACGGAAAATAAAATCCAGCTAGCACCGAATATTTCCTACAAAATCAGCAAGCAGCATCAGCTTGGGCTCGCAGCCATTTATAATTATCAGAAAAATGATCTGAATCTGGTACGTGCCAACGGAAGTCAACAATACAACGTCTATAAACTTCTGGGCTTAGCCGAATACCTCGGGGCATCACCTTTCATTATGACGGCAGATATGGAACGCAGCTATCTTGCGCATGCGTATGGCAGCGAACTCAGCTTTCGTTATACCGCCGATCAGTTCAGCTGGTTGCTGTCCGGAAGCTACCTTCATCATGAGGAAAAGGCTACCGACGGCAGCACTTATCCGATGAAGGCTGGCAAACATCAATACGATCAGTACACAGTGTTATCGGCCATTGATCTAAAACGTGGCGATTACAATCATCACTTCGATTTAAACCTGCTGTATTGTGATATTTCCAATACCGAATACCAGCAATTGCAGCGTACGGACGATCGCAGTTATGAAACTATTTTTGAAGGCAGCTTGAATACAGCACTACGCAGCCAGGCTACTTTGGGGTATATATTGGCCAAAGAAACCAGCGCCTATCGCTCAAACTGGTTTGCCAAGGCCACCGTAAGTTATTCCGGCTGGGACAATCGCTATGCCCTACCGCAGGGAAAAGAAATCGTCGACCGCATGGATATTGGCATCCGCTTTAACAAAGCCCTGTCGCGCTGGGTCTTTGATGTGGCATCCAACTACAATTTTGGCGTAAAAAACGAATGGAGTTATACAGATAAAAGCTATTCGAGCAATTTTGTTGCAAACAGCATTGCCCTGCCTATATACCAGTATTTAACACGCGATCGGGTAGTCAATGCCCTGAGCATACAATACCGGCTTGCCCACTTCGGAAAGAAAAGCAATCAACTTTATCTGGAGGGATCGGGCAGCCTGGAAACAGCGCTGTCTACACCGAATGGATACGGTGACAACGGAAAATCCCGTTATGCAGCCAGTTTGACAGTGGGATTATTGACATTTTAGCTCCTTAGAAAATGGCGGAATACCTCCCTGAGGTTCCGCCACTTCTATATTAATTTGCCCCTAAATTTACTGCTTGCCCATCCTATTTGTCGTTTGCGTCCAGTAACGCATTGATACACCACATATAAGCCGCCTGCCCATGATAATCGCCCGTATGTCTAGGACGATCGTAATAATACTGTTTATCGTTCTTTTTGTTGGTACCCACGCAGATTTCCGATACCGCTCCTTGCCCGTCAACATATTTTGCAAGCGCCAGCCAAGCTCTTCGGGCAACGGGACCATATTGCTTTTCCCTTAGCCATCCGTGCTTTACCCCGGTTATGATCGCATAAGCAAACATTGCCGAGCCCGAAGTTTCTGCCCAACAGTCGGCTTCATCAATCAACTGATTCCACATGCCACTTTTGCGCTGCTCTTTTTTCAAACTCTCCATCATGGTAAGATAACCCTTCAAAATACGGGGCCGGTCAGCATGGTCTTTCGGAAGCATACGCAGTAATTCGGTCATACCCGCAGCCATCCAGCCATTACCGCGGCCCCAATAGTAAGGAACATCTGGCGCATGGTAAAACAATCCGTTGGGGCGTTGTAATTTATCTAAATAAAGCACCATTTCTTTCGCCGCGCGGTCGAGATATTTTGATTCACCGGTTGCTTTAAATGCAGCCGTCTGTACAATGGTAATCATATACATATCGTCAATCCACATCCGGGTCTGCCAGGAATATCCCTGCTGCGCCCAGTTTTTAGCCTCCTGCCCCGCATTTTCTGGTACCTGCCATTGCGTATCCGCATAAGGCAAGCCCAAGTCGAGGTAACTTTCCTCCGTGGTCAGTTGGTAAAGACGCAAAGGTAGACTTCCAAACATATTTAAGTCTACGTGATTTTTCGGTGGCAGCAACTGCGGCTCGCTGGATACAAGTTTAGAAAATCGATCTTTCATTGCTTGCATCAGCTTTGCATCATTTGTTACACGGGCATAGTTTATTGCACCCGTCCAATAAAAGGTCTCCGGATAGCTGATCCATTTACCGGCATGTAGCATATGTTTGCCCGCGATAAAACGATGCGCGATGCGATGTCCTACCTCCATTGGATCTGCCTCGGCCGGAAAATTTACCAGATTCGACTGTGCGATTAGCAGTTGAACTGGAAGGATCAATAAAAATAAAAGAGTCTTCTTTATCATATGAATTATTTTTATGTACTTATAAACTGATTTTAATTGTCAAATGGGTATTAAAAAATTCCGAACTTATTGCGCTCATGCACAAACGTCTTGGGCCCTCTGAGTCTATTCCACTTTAGATTCATCCGCAACAGCATCCTCCCATTGATCCCATACTGGCGTAGCCGGATTGTAACCATCGTAGCCATAGTTTTGCTTTAACTGTCCTTTAATATTTGAGGTAATAGCTACATTTGGGATAGGCCAATACATATTCTTTTTATCCATTGTATAGTTGACATCACTTAGGCCTGTTGCATTGACATGAATGATGCCTTTGTTGTATAAGCTATAATGCACAATGCGTTGATACCAGTAGCTACCGCCACTGGCATCTGTACCGCTTTGCTTATCAAAATTATCCAGATGGTATACATTCCCCCATTCATCTGGTTTACCGCTACGTGCCAGGCAAAGCGATACCCGTTTCAATTCCACATTACGCCATTCCTCCCAGTAGAGCTCGCGAGCTCTTTCATTCATGATATCTCCAATGGTCACTGGCCCATCATAGAGCTCGGTACATTTTGCCCGCTTACGTATGGCATTTAAGTCGTCTTTAATTGTCCCGTCAGACGGATTGATATAATATTTGGCTTCGGCACGCAGGAGATAAGCTTCTGCCAGGCGATAGAGGTACCAATCTGCGATGCTACCGTTGGTCGCCCCCCGTGAACCGTCCGAGCCGCTGATATTGGCCTCGCTTACCGGGTCGTCAAGAAAAAATTTATAATGTGGCACATCGTACCAGCGACGGATGGTATCACTACAAAGGAGTTTGCCTGTCGCTGGACCGTTGAGTAAAAGTGGTTTACCAAAATCAGTGGAAGCCTTATTATTGACCTTGTAATCTGCCATGCGTACCCAGTTTCCCACTTTGGAACTGTGGCGCAGGTCGCCCTCATCTTGCTTTCCATTGACAGCCCATACTCCGTGGGACTGGAAAGAAGTGGGGCGAAAAGTTCCAATGCCACGACCAAAGGCCCGCATGTAATCATATTTTGCATTGTAATCCCCACTGTTGCGTTTGATATTCAACAAAGCCTGTTTTCCATCTGTCGTTTGTATTCGCGAGTCGAACACAAAGGGATATAATATTCTCATAGTGAGCATTTTAACGAAAGACTCCGCATCGGCACCACGGTTGGGCATCCCCATGATCACCTCGCGGTTGCTGGCGATCAGTTTGTTTTCGGGGCGGTGCATGTCCCAGATCACGTTGCGCGTAATAGGCCAGGTCTGCGCTTCCCCGCCATCATTAAATGTACCGAAGCTTTCAGTCATCAAAGCATAGCCCGACTGGTCAATCAGGATACCGGTTTGCTCTCTGGCCTTTTGGTACTCCCCTATGGCCAGATAATATTTTGCCAGCAACATGCGGCAGGCCCCTTTGTTGATCATACCGATCAGGCTCATGTTTTTCTGATCCGGTACCCATTGGACGGCAAATTCCATGTCCTTGGTCATCATCTGCAAAATGGCGTCGCGCTTGGTACTTCGGTAATTCTGTTTGGGCACATCTATGATGGTTGTCACCAAAGGGACATCTCCGTACTCAAACACCAATGCCATATAGCGAAAAGCCCTATGGAAATAAGCCCGTCCTTTGTAAGCATTCCGATCTTCCTCGCTCAGGGTTTGAACCTGATCCACGTACTTGATAATGGTATTGGCATAACTGATCCCTTTATACGTTTCCTGCCACAAATACCATAGGCTGTTGGATCGGTCGAGATTCTGTAAGCTGGAGTTGTCACTGGTTGGTGTCAGCATATTGGCAACATCCGCCATCATGCTGCGTTTGTCCGTATTGCTGGCCACCATCAGTTCAGAAAAGATGTATTCTGTGCCAAGCGTCAGCATCTCGTTATGATCTGTGGCCCAATACCCCTTAAGATGGCGGTCGCAGATAGCCATTGCAGAGCGTAAACCTGACTCGGTATTAAACGTTTCGTTTGGTAAATAAATTGACAGCGGGTCGGGCTGCAAAAATTCTTTCGAGCAGCTGCTTATCGCCAGTGTACTGGCAAGCAAAAAGGCAATACTCCTGCCCAGGCTTCTGGATTTGTTTCGTATATCATTCATGTACATTACAATTAATCAGGTTATAAAGATAAATTCACACCGAAAGTAAAGACCCTTGAGGCCCATCCACTCGGGTTGTTGTCGGGATGGAAAGTCTCTGGATCGCCGTATTCCCAGTCCTTTGTCCACGTCGCCACATTCCGCACCGTACCATACAGCTTCACCCGGTTGAGGTTATATTTGGAGGTCAGATGTCTTGGCAATGTATAGCCTACCGAGATGTTGTCGAGCCGGATAAACGAGCGGTCGTATAACTGCGCTGCGCCCTCTGCTCCGATCGGTCCCTTAGCCTCGATACGGCCATAGCGATCGGTCGGATTTTCCGGTGTCCAATATTCCTTTGCGGGCAGATTAGCCAGTCCATAAGCCATACGTCCGCCATCATCATCGTTATTCAGGTAATTGCCCGACAAGCTTTTGTGTCCCATCGCCGAATAGATATTAAAAGAAAAACTAAGGTCGTTCCATAGGATAAACTCGTTGCGCATCGACCAACGGAAACGTGGATCCGTCTGCCCTAAAAAAACCTTGTCATTATTATTATATACAGGTTTCGTTATATCGCCGTTCACAACATCATCTGCGGTATACACATTGGCTACTTTCGGATCACCAGGCGCCTGCCCATATTGAGCAGCCTCGGCCGCCTCATTGGCCTGCCAAATTCCTGTCACCTGATAATTCCAGATAGCACCAATGGGCTGTCCAATAAACCAATTATTCGAAATCTCATCCATTTCCTTACGGCCGATCACATTACCATTGGAATCCAGCACATCTTGGTAGTTTTTATAAAGATGCACGATCAGATTTTTATTGTAGGCGAAATTGAAGGTGGTCGACCACTGTAACTTTTCTTTCCGCAGGTTGACGGTGTTCAAGGTCAGCTCAATTCCTTTGTTGTCCACCTGCCCCAGGTTGGTGGTAATACTTCCAAATCCCGTAAAATTGGGTAGCTTCTGCTCCATGATCATGTCGTGGGTTTGCATCAGATAATACTCCAGTGTTCCTGAGATGCGATTTTTTAAAAATCCGAAGTCCAGACCAAAATTCCAGGCTGTGGTCTTTTCCCACTGCAGATTTGGATTGGCCAGCCGATCCACCATCAGGTAGCGGTATTGAACCAGTTCACCGGCCGAGTTGAGGTAGCCATGCATCTTGCCACTGCCCGAATACAGGTTGGCCAACGCCAGATTCGGATCGGCCAGTTGTCTGTTTCCATTTTTACCATAGGAAACGCGCAACTTACCATAATCCATTACATCGCCCCATTTAAAGAATTTTTCTTTGGTAAAGTTCCAGGCTAAGGCCACGGAAGGAAAAGTCGCATAGGGGTTGGAAGTACCAAAAGCTGAATAACCATCCCGCCGGATGGACGTCGTGAGCATATAGCGGTCATCGTAGGCATAAAATAAACGGGTCAATAACGCATCCGCTGTCTGATGGGTATCGTAGCTATCAAAGCTGCTGTTTTCCTTTGATCCATTTTTGGTGTTGTGAAAGCCCAGCGCATCCGAAGGCAAAATATTGCGCGCTTCAATGCGATCTTTCCAGGACTGCTGTTCTTCTGCTTCTTGCACCAAAGTTACCATCAGGCGATGCTTATCCACAAAAGTCTGTTCCCAGCTGATGGTGTTATTGAGCGACCAGTCGAAGCGCTTGGTCTGCTCGCGGTTTGCACCACGATCGGCCGGATTAGAACCCGGTAGTTCGGCCGACATAAAGTAACGGTCATGGAAATACTGCAAGCGCGGCGAGGCATTAAATGAATACGTGATATTAAAGGGCAGTTTAATTTTAGCGTTGAAAATAGAGTTAAAAACCGTATATCCTTTGTCCAGCTCCAGGTATTTCTTCTGAAAGTCATAATTGTACCCCCGCTGGCTGAACTGTTCGCCAAGCGGATATTGCAGCGGATTGCCGTTGGCATCTGCATAATCTGCGTACGGGCTGTTGCGCAGGATTTGATCCATATCGATATCAATATTCCCGTCCGAGCGGTCCTGGAAATTTACGTTTGCACCCAGCTCCAGCCAGTCGGTCACCTTTGCATTGATTTTCATATTGGCCCGCACAGCCTTGTAGGTATCGCTCACGACAGTACCCTCATTTTTGAGGTAGCCCATAGACAGGTAATAGTTCACCCGGTCGCTTGCTCCGCTGATGCTAGCATTGTAATCCTGGTTAAAGCCAGTACGAAAGGTATGATCGGCCCAGTCGACCGTTTTTCCATCCAGAAAGTTCTGCAGGGCATTTCCTTGCAGCCCCAAACGGCGGCCCCAGATGCTCCGGTCAGACTCGCCACTTTCATTGGTCGATTGCGCACGCCAGGCCCCAAGCGACAAGGAGCCCGGCAGCTGCTCCGGATTGAGATAAAAGCCATAAGGCACCGTCAGGTTACCATTAGCATCCCGGGTCTGATAAGCCTCATATAAGCCCGTGGTTGGGTTAATGCCGTAGGTATTTTTGGTATACCACTCCTCACGGTGCTGCAAATAGGCAGCTGGGCTGAATCTTTTGCGGTATTCACTCAACTGTGTTGCACCAGCATTCATCGTCATATTGATCGTCGGTTTGCCCTGCTTCCCTTTTTTCGTGCTGATGATAATTACGCCACTGGCCGCTTTTGAGCCGTAGATAGCTGCAGCGGAAGCGTCCTTCAGCACATCAATCTGCTCAATGTCATCTGGATTGATTTCAGAAAGTTCGCCATAGAAAATCATCCCATCAAGCACCAGCAGGGGGTTGTTGTGGCCACTGTTGCTATCGTATACCGACCGCTTACCCCTTACCTCAATAGAACCGCCCCCTTTTGCCGAAGCGTCATAGCCGATATTCAGTCCTGCCGATCCACGCAGAATATCCTGTACGGTCTTGGGGTTTTCGTTGGCAATGCGATCCGGATGGATTTGTGTCACCGAGCCCGTTAGGTCTTTTTTCCGCATGGTACCGTAGCCCACTACCACCACTTCATCCAACTCACCCGTGGTAGATTTTAGCTCCACATTGACGACGTTGGTTGCTGTAAGGTCGACCTCCTGGCTCTTGTATCCCAATAACTTAAATACTAACTTTTTGCTTGCGATAGGTATGGTAATGGTATAGGTTCCATCCGCCTTTGAAGCGGTACTTACGTTGCTACCAGCCACATTTACGGTCACGGCAGCGAGCGGCTGGCCGGTATCATCTGTTATTTTACCTGTAATCTCACGATTTTGCATAACCTCGTCCAAGGCCTTTAAAACGGGGACATTGGCCCTTACTATCGCAGCAGGACTCGATAAAGCGACAAGACACCACAGGCAGGAACAGGGTATCCATTTGCTGGTGGCAAAACCATAAAACAGATTTTGTTTTAGTTTACAATTGTTTCTCATAAAGAAATACTCACTTTAGATGAATCAGTAATTTTATAATTGGCTTCCTTTATTCAAGGAATCTTAATTGTAAAAGTGAAGATTAGGAATTAGAAAAACAGGACGATATTGTATCAAAAAATTGCGACTTTGTCTCAATAACGAAAATTTCGATCAAAAAAGTGCCTAGCGGGATACCTGCGACCTTTAGCGATCCATTCCAAGACATCATACTTTGAAGTTATCAACATTTAACTACAACGTTTTCGTTCTTTAACTATAACGTTTTCGTATTTTTCGTATGACAAAATGCTTTTCAAAATTCGGTGACCCTACTTTTTGCTAAAAAATGAATAAAACCCTAGTTTTCGTGGATTGATTTAACATCATCAACCGTGTAATTTTGGATTATACCAAAAGAAAAGAACGATGAAAAAGTTATTTTGCATAGCTGTACAGCTATTTACTTTATTGATTGTCAGCTCTTGCTCAAAGGATAGTGTGGACAATGGTAGCGGATCGAGCACTTACCCCGCTGCATTGAAGGGAACGATTTATTACGATTGGGCGACTGAAGGGGTGCTGAAGATGAGCTTACCCGATGGCATCGGTGGATCTTTTATACCAGACGACTCAAAGCTCAATAATTTTGATATTTCGCGCGATGGAAAATGGAAACTAACCGCAGTAAATGCAAGCAGACTCGGCCAATACGATGTAAAGTTTACGATCAGTGATATGAACAGTGGCAACATCGTTGAAGAATTTATTTATAACAGTCCTGCTGGCAACACCTACTGCAAAGGCTACTTGTCCCCCGACAACAGCTTGATCATGGTTACGTCAAATGACTTTCAGGACGGGGTGACCATTTTAAAGCGAAACGGCGAATTTGTCGCACGTATTGTAGATATCAATGGTGAACGGCTGGGTTTCAACGAATCCCGGGTATGGCTACCAGGAAATAACATTGTCTTGACACATGGAAAGTATATTATAAAAATCGCTCCCCCTTATAACTCTGGAGCCTTGGTGAAGGAAATGAACTATCAGGACTGGGGCAAGCTGACGGTCAACCAGGCGGGAACACAATTTGCGCTTAACATCGGCAATCACATCTACACCATGGATGTAGACGGAAATAACCTCAAGCAGGTCACTTCAAGTAATTTTAAAGAATCGATACCAGAATTCTCACCCGATGGAAAATACCTATTGATTGGTACCAATTATCGGTCTACGGGAACACTTGGATACCTATGGGACCTGAAAATTATTCCGAATGATGGTAAGCAGCACGATGTTGGTTTAGAAATCAATAGTGCTTCCGAAGTCCTTCCTGTCATTTGGAAAGGAAAAGACAGAATTGAAAGCGCTGATGGACAGATGATTTGGCGGTAATAAGAATTATTTTGTATTTTGAGAAATCAATATTCTGTTTCCCGTGCATGCATAAAATGTTACTATTTATCGCAGTGCTCTGTGCACTGCCACGCTTCAATGCCCTTGGCCAGCAAAAGAATCAACTTGAGCACTATAGCGATAGCCTATATCAACAACTACTGCGTGTGGACGATCAGGCGAGCAAGGCCCAAGCCCTGTATGAATTGAGCTTTTTTTGGTGCGATTACGATAGTACCCAAGCGCTCAAGTATATCGCAGAAGCCGAACAGGTATTAGGGCCCATGCGCAAATCCAGCTACTATAGGGGGTTATCTTATTTCTACCGCGCTGCAGTCTACTTTGACTCAGCACCTTTAAAGGCAAAACAGCTTTACTTACAGGCCGAAGATCAGCTTAAAAAGATCGATCAGAAAAATAATGTCTCCGCCCAAAAGCACCGTGCAAGGCTTTGGGGAAGTTATGGCGCATTACTTCAGCGCGAGGGAAAGTCGGACGAATATGTACATGTGCTGCTCAATAAAGTGATACCGATAGCGGAACAGCTTCAGGATAATATCCTGCTTGGCAATAATTACCAGAATATTGCCATGGTGCTGATGAACCTCCAGGCATATGGCAAGGCCGAACAATACTACGAGAAGGCTTTTCATCTGCTACAGGGGAGAAAAGATTCCGATGAACAGCTTTTGACATTATACGTCAATGCTGCCCGCAATGCGTTGTTTCGGCAGGATGGTATAGAAGCCAAAAAACGACTCGATAAAGCTGAGAAAATAAGCGTCCGTATTCCCAATTCATCCTATATACCCATTTACCACACTGTTACAGGAAGCTATTGGGCAGCAAAAAAGAACATGTCCAAGGCTAACATCCATTTTGAGCATGGTCTTGCTGCTGCTAAAAGACAGCAAAATAAGGATATGACGGCATCCATTA
The genomic region above belongs to Sphingobacterium zeae and contains:
- a CDS encoding DUF6850 family outer membrane beta-barrel protein, whose protein sequence is MNIKYIFSLAFTASFMQLQAQENTNISYSKEKESLLKLKSSALLGELDLPAVGNTTLGYFYESGDFRHPFTGKSKQGLNFSTEKFQRSGDWTLYGRFDFTTLKEKELAYASLVNPFIENPYQLVDSLKGDWNKQFYTMGLKVASPSFAGGRMRAGLDLSYQVATGARQMDPRSLDTENKIQLAPNISYKISKQHQLGLAAIYNYQKNDLNLVRANGSQQYNVYKLLGLAEYLGASPFIMTADMERSYLAHAYGSELSFRYTADQFSWLLSGSYLHHEEKATDGSTYPMKAGKHQYDQYTVLSAIDLKRGDYNHHFDLNLLYCDISNTEYQQLQRTDDRSYETIFEGSLNTALRSQATLGYILAKETSAYRSNWFAKATVSYSGWDNRYALPQGKEIVDRMDIGIRFNKALSRWVFDVASNYNFGVKNEWSYTDKSYSSNFVANSIALPIYQYLTRDRVVNALSIQYRLAHFGKKSNQLYLEGSGSLETALSTPNGYGDNGKSRYAASLTVGLLTF
- a CDS encoding glycoside hydrolase family 88/105 protein: MIKKTLLFLLILPVQLLIAQSNLVNFPAEADPMEVGHRIAHRFIAGKHMLHAGKWISYPETFYWTGAINYARVTNDAKLMQAMKDRFSKLVSSEPQLLPPKNHVDLNMFGSLPLRLYQLTTEESYLDLGLPYADTQWQVPENAGQEAKNWAQQGYSWQTRMWIDDMYMITIVQTAAFKATGESKYLDRAAKEMVLYLDKLQRPNGLFYHAPDVPYYWGRGNGWMAAGMTELLRMLPKDHADRPRILKGYLTMMESLKKEQRKSGMWNQLIDEADCWAETSGSAMFAYAIITGVKHGWLREKQYGPVARRAWLALAKYVDGQGAVSEICVGTNKKNDKQYYYDRPRHTGDYHGQAAYMWCINALLDANDK
- a CDS encoding RagB/SusD family nutrient uptake outer membrane protein; its protein translation is MNDIRNKSRSLGRSIAFLLASTLAISSCSKEFLQPDPLSIYLPNETFNTESGLRSAMAICDRHLKGYWATDHNEMLTLGTEYIFSELMVASNTDKRSMMADVANMLTPTSDNSSLQNLDRSNSLWYLWQETYKGISYANTIIKYVDQVQTLSEEDRNAYKGRAYFHRAFRYMALVFEYGDVPLVTTIIDVPKQNYRSTKRDAILQMMTKDMEFAVQWVPDQKNMSLIGMINKGACRMLLAKYYLAIGEYQKAREQTGILIDQSGYALMTESFGTFNDGGEAQTWPITRNVIWDMHRPENKLIASNREVIMGMPNRGADAESFVKMLTMRILYPFVFDSRIQTTDGKQALLNIKRNSGDYNAKYDYMRAFGRGIGTFRPTSFQSHGVWAVNGKQDEGDLRHSSKVGNWVRMADYKVNNKASTDFGKPLLLNGPATGKLLCSDTIRRWYDVPHYKFFLDDPVSEANISGSDGSRGATNGSIADWYLYRLAEAYLLRAEAKYYINPSDGTIKDDLNAIRKRAKCTELYDGPVTIGDIMNERARELYWEEWRNVELKRVSLCLARSGKPDEWGNVYHLDNFDKQSGTDASGGSYWYQRIVHYSLYNKGIIHVNATGLSDVNYTMDKKNMYWPIPNVAITSNIKGQLKQNYGYDGYNPATPVWDQWEDAVADESKVE
- a CDS encoding SusC/RagA family TonB-linked outer membrane protein, with amino-acid sequence MRNNCKLKQNLFYGFATSKWIPCSCLWCLVALSSPAAIVRANVPVLKALDEVMQNREITGKITDDTGQPLAAVTVNVAGSNVSTASKADGTYTITIPIASKKLVFKLLGYKSQEVDLTATNVVNVELKSTTGELDEVVVVGYGTMRKKDLTGSVTQIHPDRIANENPKTVQDILRGSAGLNIGYDASAKGGGSIEVRGKRSVYDSNSGHNNPLLVLDGMIFYGELSEINPDDIEQIDVLKDASAAAIYGSKAASGVIIISTKKGKQGKPTINMTMNAGATQLSEYRKRFSPAAYLQHREEWYTKNTYGINPTTGLYEAYQTRDANGNLTVPYGFYLNPEQLPGSLSLGAWRAQSTNESGESDRSIWGRRLGLQGNALQNFLDGKTVDWADHTFRTGFNQDYNASISGASDRVNYYLSMGYLKNEGTVVSDTYKAVRANMKINAKVTDWLELGANVNFQDRSDGNIDIDMDQILRNSPYADYADANGNPLQYPLGEQFSQRGYNYDFQKKYLELDKGYTVFNSIFNAKIKLPFNITYSFNASPRLQYFHDRYFMSAELPGSNPADRGANREQTKRFDWSLNNTISWEQTFVDKHRLMVTLVQEAEEQQSWKDRIEARNILPSDALGFHNTKNGSKENSSFDSYDTHQTADALLTRLFYAYDDRYMLTTSIRRDGYSAFGTSNPYATFPSVALAWNFTKEKFFKWGDVMDYGKLRVSYGKNGNRQLADPNLALANLYSGSGKMHGYLNSAGELVQYRYLMVDRLANPNLQWEKTTAWNFGLDFGFLKNRISGTLEYYLMQTHDMIMEQKLPNFTGFGSITTNLGQVDNKGIELTLNTVNLRKEKLQWSTTFNFAYNKNLIVHLYKNYQDVLDSNGNVIGRKEMDEISNNWFIGQPIGAIWNYQVTGIWQANEAAEAAQYGQAPGDPKVANVYTADDVVNGDITKPVYNNNDKVFLGQTDPRFRWSMRNEFILWNDLSFSFNIYSAMGHKSLSGNYLNNDDDGGRMAYGLANLPAKEYWTPENPTDRYGRIEAKGPIGAEGAAQLYDRSFIRLDNISVGYTLPRHLTSKYNLNRVKLYGTVRNVATWTKDWEYGDPETFHPDNNPSGWASRVFTFGVNLSL
- a CDS encoding TolB family protein translates to MKKLFCIAVQLFTLLIVSSCSKDSVDNGSGSSTYPAALKGTIYYDWATEGVLKMSLPDGIGGSFIPDDSKLNNFDISRDGKWKLTAVNASRLGQYDVKFTISDMNSGNIVEEFIYNSPAGNTYCKGYLSPDNSLIMVTSNDFQDGVTILKRNGEFVARIVDINGERLGFNESRVWLPGNNIVLTHGKYIIKIAPPYNSGALVKEMNYQDWGKLTVNQAGTQFALNIGNHIYTMDVDGNNLKQVTSSNFKESIPEFSPDGKYLLIGTNYRSTGTLGYLWDLKIIPNDGKQHDVGLEINSASEVLPVIWKGKDRIESADGQMIWR